In the Salmo salar unplaced genomic scaffold, Ssal_v3.1, whole genome shotgun sequence genome, ATTAAATACAACTTTAATATTCCATCTCCACTACTTTTCCCTCTCCCTTTTCTGTCAGACATAGACGAGTGTGTTGAGAACAACATATTTGTGGGGGAACGGGAATCGAAATATGGGCAGCATGTGCAAGGGTCACAAGGATTAGTAGTATGGCAACAGACAAACCCAGTGTGAGGGAGAGACACATTTCTTTGGTGTTGTTGTGTTGGGTTTTGTCTAAATACTTACCTTTGTCTGTCTTCCAGTGTACTGGCCGACTACTGAACCACCATAAGTTTTATTTACAGGCAAAACCGAATGGATACTGGTGCAGTGTCCGGCTGGATTTACTAACTTTAGCAAAAACCAAACAAGTGTTAGGTGTGAGACAAGCACCAGTCACCTGTGTCATGATGTACTCCTTATCATGCACAGGTCTGTAagcatagtactgtagaaggaTTGAGATAATTCATGTTTTTATTGAGTTGTGGACCAGCATGAAACACAGCCGGGACAGGTGCCCCCCAGACTGAAACAGGCTTTGACagtttcttgttctgagaaaaacAGTAGGTGTTGAGCAACTCTATGATGTCTGGACTACAAGATAGTTATGACTGGAGATGTGCTTTTGACAGTAAgtcaaaacacacaaacacaaacaagtaTATAACCTTGTCTCTTTTATTATTACTGGTTAATACCACTGATGTTCTTCAACTGGGCCTCCAGTCCAAGGTACGAGTAGCAGTGAAGTGACTAAGTTACTGAGGAAGATTGAAATCTCTCTGATGAACGTCAGGTGCAGAGACCAacacacagaacagacagactCAGAGTATGCTGACCAATATTTACATTTAGACACACAAGGACCACAGGACCACAATCTGAGACAATGATCATAAGAGAAAAAAATAGATTGTGTAACGTTAAAATATAAGTAATGCAATATTGTGTTTTTCAGTAATGGTGATTCCTGGTTGATGTTGATTTTGTCAATATTTTGAAAAACAGAGACTGAGATTATGGTGAGGAGAGAAAGACTCCACCGAAGGACCAGTCAGTCTGACCAACGAGAACATCCTCAACTTAACACCAATTAATTGAGAGAAAAGAGACAACTACATTTGATTAGCATTTAACAGATGCCTGATCAGAGCATAGATAGGATTATTTTAAGATAGTAGGGGtgaaccacatatcacaggcatagaaagtacatttttatAATGTACTATCAGTAGATTCAGACTAGAAGAGGGTGGGGTGGGGAAAAGGAAGTGGGTTTAGTGTTTTAGATTTTTGTTATTTAAAACAAGGGGGggtgaggtgaggaggaggattatttaagTTACtgttgaagaggtagggtttagatgtttttcggaagatgggcaggtcTACTGTCCTAGCTTTAGGTGGAAgctgaggtggcagaacggagtggcAGAACGGGAGTGCagtttggggtgtagggtttgagcatagcctaaaGGTAGGGAGGGAGTCTTGTTGTAGGAAAGACCATGGTTTTGGGTGGATGAAGTGATTGAAGCCTGTGGAGTGTGGGGAAAagggggtgacatgagagaacttgggaaggtgaAAAATGGGTTAcgtctggataagttgcaggggctTGATTGCACAAGTGGTGAGGAGCCTCCAGCGAGTTGCAGAAGTCAGACGGGAGAAGACAAGTGCCTTGATaaggacctgcgctgcttcctgtgtgaggtagggttgtacctacggatgttgtagagcatgaacccgCAGGAGcgggtcactgctttgatgtttgcagagaacgacagggtggtCAGGGTCATGCCAAGTTTATATTTTGATGTTGCTCACCCTTTAGTTTTCTGATGAAATGTTCAATATGTAAAttaatttctacaatttatagttggtttgaggtttttaagTCATTGACATTTGGAGCTATTTGAATGTTAACATCATCCCATGTACATTGTGCAATTTAcagatggtccctaactagccccatatGGAAATCCAAAGTTAATCCAAATTTACCAAGGCAAGATTGGGTCGGGTACAGCAGCACCCGAATGATGATTACTTGTGTGCTGCCAGCCGTGGGCAGGTGGGCAGTATTGAACAGCTGTGGAGACCGCTGAGGGGAGAATGGCCCAAAAATGGGTGGAATGGAGTAAACGGAATGGCACAAAATTAATTTATGTTGTGATGCAGTAGTCACGACCACAATCTCACAAAACTCAGTtaaagactgactttatgacaaaTTATCCTATTTTCAATtggtagtcaattttgacactgaAGAATACGTTTTGGACTCATATCAATACCACACATgctgttttctaaatgagaagttGGTTTTTAGGGTGGTTGCTGTTTAAAGAGAAAGAATTTGCTAGTTAAGATGAGCTATTTTTACTTCGCTGTCCTTACCACGTGGTGATGTTACCAAATCATTATTTAGAATTAAAGCCAAGCTGACATTTGACATTAACTCACCGCCTGTCAGAGAGCATGGGAGCAATTATATATCTCCTGATTCTGGGTCAGTAAATGTTCAGCTTTTTATTTGACCAACATATCATCACTGAGTCTGTTTAAAAGCTATATATTATATGTATGTGTGCAGTTCAACCTTTCTTTTTGTCTTCATTTAGCGCTTCTCAAGGACTATGGTCATGGAGAGCCACAGGAAGGTGGGGCTGAAGTTAAGGGATTTTTTGTTATGAAATTTGTGATGATGATAAAGACTGAATGTGAAGGTTTTAGACTTCATTTTTGTAAATGATTGTATTGTTAGGTTGATCAGTAATATTCACCTATATCAGCAATTTATACATAGTTCATTTGTTCATTCTCCAGCATTAACCAGACCTTGCTCAAGAACATTAAAACCATTCACTTTAAGGGGGGTCTTTAATCagaaaaaatatgtatttattgtGACTTAAATGTGATCTGTCATAACTTCAAACATTGTTTTCTCTGATGTATAGAGCTTTGAACTAATACTCTTATGGCTACCTTTGAGTTTGAGAGTGAATCGTATGTAAGCAGGACTAGCCAAAACCAGTGCTTTTAAAAGGACATGTAACGACATCTACACGTGTCATAACATTCTTTTGTATATGCGGTGTCATTTAGATATCGACGAGTGTAGTAACAACTCACTCATCTGTGGGGACAATTCAGCTTGCTTCAACACTATCATGTGCTTTCACCCATGGAATTAGCTGTTAGGAGGTCAAAGGTTGAGGGGGTGGGATGACCTGAAATATTCTAATTTTACAAAATGTTATGCTGTTTTCAAATGAAACACAATACCTTGCTCCTGTTAAAGCTTTTAGAATTTATGTATTTTTTAGGTATTGCTGTGTATGTTTTTCTGGGTTTATTGACTTCTGGTGCCACTCAACAATGCTTGGGTAAGAATTCTGTCTTTAGTATCATCCTTATAATCAGACTCtcaccctcatctctccatctccacttcatcctcaccacacgcTTTCTCTTTCAGACATAGACGAGTGTGTTGAATCCCCAGATATTTGTGGGAATTGGGGAACCTGTCGTAACACGGGTTGTAGCTACATGTGCTTGTGTCCCAATGGATTTAGGAACTCTGGTGACAGACAAACTTCGTGTGTAGGTGAGAGAAACACAATTCTTCTTGAGTCTTCTGACTTTCCCATCCAATGCTGTCTTATTTTGACTGACCCAAGATATTCTGTTTCAAATTGTATTTACACCATGTGTAACAGGCTTCACTGTGCCTGCTTTACTGTCCCTGGCTCAAACTAATTATCCTCTGATTAATAAACACACATAACTGTCTGCTTGACAACACACACGCTTTCTCTTTCAGAGAAAGACAAGTGTGTTGAGTCCCCAGATATTTGTGGGAAATGGGGAACCTGTCTTAATCAGGTGGGTAGTTACATGTGCCAGTGTCCCAATGGATTTAGGAACTCTGGTGACAGACAAACTTCTTGTGTAGGTGAGAGAAACATAATTCTTCTTGAGTCTTCTGACTGTCCCATCCAATGCTGTCTTATTTTGACTGACCCAAAATATTCTCTTTCAAACTTTATTTACTCTTTGTGTAACAGGCTTCACTGTGCCTGCTTTACTGTCCCTGGCTCAAACTAATTATCCTCTGATTAACAAACACACATAACTGTCTGCTTGACAAAACACTAGCCAGCTGCACCACCGAAAAGGTACCATTTTGGTGATGCAGTGTGAAACATTTTAAACTCTCTTACACTTGGACTCATCAACATTATTTAGATATCAACGAGTGTATAGACATTCTCCCCGTCTGTGGGGGACAATTGAACATGCGTCAACACCACAGGCTGTTTAATACTGTGTCTTCCTGGGTTTAGATTAGAGCCTGAGAATATCACTGGTAAAATGTTTGTGTGTGACGTCCTTTCCTTGTCATCCCACACTTTCATCCTCTCTCCTTAATTCTCTTCCTCTTTCAGACATTGACGAGTGTAATACAGACGGAGTATGTGGAAAGAGGGGCATCTGTCAAAACCTGATTGGCAGTTACTGGTGCGAGTGTCCTGCTGGATTTACTAACTTTGGCAAAAACCAAAATAAGTGTGTAGGTGAGAGACAAGCAGCATTCCACCTGTCGTCCATGATGTATTCCTTTATCATGCACAGGTCTGTACATAGTGTACTGTAGAAGGGTATTGAGATAATGTCTCCATGTTTTTACTTTAGAGCTTAATTGTGACCAGTACGAAACACAGCCTGGACAGGTAAAGCTTTACTTTAGAAATATTACATTATTAATTGAGTAAAGGGTATTTTTCCTTGATCTTGAAATGTTTTTATGCATTTTCCTCCCAGACTCTACCAGGCTTTGACAGTTTCTTGTCTCTGTTGAGAAACAACTGTTTGGTGTTGAACAACTCTACGTTGTCTGGACCTACAAGACCGCTGCCAACTGGAGATGTGCTTTTGACAGTAAGTcaccacacagaaacacacatgcaaacgcacacacacacacgtacaaaacCCTTATGCTCTCttctctagttactggttaataccACTGATGTTCTTCAACTGGACCTCCAGTCCAATGGTCACCGTAGTAGCAGTGAAGTGACTAAGTTACTGAAGACCATTGGAAATCTCGATCAGACTGATCGCTCCACTGCTGACCGAGAACGTGACCAGGATAGAGACCAaccacacaggtaacacacacacacactgagcacataTTTacaatggggtggcaggtagcctagtggtgagaacgttggaccagtaaccggaaggttgctggattgaatccccaagctgacaaggtaaaaatctgtcattctgcccctgagcaaggcagttaacccattgttccatGGGCGCCCGAATatgtggatgtcgatttaagGCAGCCGCCCACaccgctctgattcagaggggttgggttaaatgcagaagacacaattcagttgaatacattcagttggacaacagactaggtatccccctttgccATTTACTGACCACCTCGCAGGTACTGCAATCTGAGCACCATACTGATAATAAACGGAGCACTAACAAGCACATTAGATTGTGTCAATGTTAAAATATAAGTAATGCAATATTGTGTTCTTTCAGTAATGGTGTTTTCTGGTCTGTGTTGATTTTGTCAATATTTTTGAAAAACAGACGTTGAGATTCTGGTGAGGAGAGACAAGACTCACCTAAAGGACCAGTCAGCCTGACCAATGAGAACACTCAACTTGACACCACCTGGGAGACGGTGATTGGAGATTACCAGAATTACCAAGGTAGCCGCAGTCCTACTGTACCAATCATCTGCTCCAAATATTATTAAAGGCATACATTGAGATATTGTGAGTTGTACATGTTTTTGTATCAGGCCTTATGTTTTCTTGTGTTGTTTTTTATGTGCAGGGTTTGCGTTTGTCGTTCTGCTCAGCTATAAGAATCTGGATAGTCTGAAGGACACCACTTCTCGTCAGAACCTGCAGCTCATGTCCAGTGCTTTGACGGTGTCCGTTAGCAACTCCAACACAACAAACCTGCCCCAACTGATTAATCTCACCTTCAATCACCTGCAGGTAACACTTGTCTCTACTTAATAGTTTCTGACTGTcagtaaaacatgtttttcattGATATATTTTCCATTAAGTCAAATTCTTTCCTGAAATTACTGAgtctaaatggaattgaccccaacccataTACACTGTATCCTAGTCCAGTGATGTTGACCCCACCTGTGTTTATTGGTCGGATGAGAATGGACCGGGGGTGTGGTCTGAGCTGGGTTGCACCTCAGTGATGTCAAACTCCAACCAAACTGTGTGCTCCTGCAGCCATCTCAGCACATTCGCTCTGCTGAAGGGAATCCATCAGAAAAAGGTAATGAGAACACTAACCAGTTTTCCATCtaacctttttatgcgagtaaagtacatgtcggatgaaaaatgtcatgacaggcctgatggaaacagaaaatgTTTTGGAAAACTTTCTAAATGTCAAGAAAACAAAATaagctagacaaggtgggatgtttttgtgtcggtaaaaatAATTATGCAAGAAATGTCAGTGGAAACGCTTTTATGGCCAAATATTGAtgtaataaccatcatattgaagtaaacttggagtcaagcTATGAcgggtgtggtcctcccactacgacttgtcgggaaagcatgcagtttattaggcaacAGATTTTACCGCAAAGGGTATTTTTTATCTGCACTATGTCATCaagcacagccttttatccgcaacaagtcaatttgatgaaaCACATCTCGTGGGAAAATGTACATATTGTTTTAATGCAGATTTTAGAGTATTCCCATGTAAATCTGTCACCAAATCGATGGAAACCTACTGTAGCTAGTATAGCACATCTGAAGGGGGAGAAAATATATTCCCAGATATGTGTGTCAGAGACTTCCTTTGATTAATCTGAAAATGTTCATGTTTTAAAATAGTAAATGTAAGTGTTTGATGCATTTGTCACATTATTTAGGGGAGTTTGATGCTTGTTGAGTGCTTAAGTGCTGATGTTGTTTTGGAGGCTCAGCTGTGTGTTTGACATGTTCATACTGTCTAGTCGGTGTGTGTCTGATGCTTGTTATTCCTCGTTGGCAGGGAACCGGGCAGCTGTCGTTGGTGATGTGGGGGGTGTGTTTGTGGCACTGACCTGTGTGGTCCTGTCCCTGATCACAACCCTGTGGTGTCGCTTTGTCAGCCGCAAACGCCGTGGAGGAAACCGGCTGAAACAGGATGTACAACTCCATAGAAAATAAGACATGGATTTTAACTATTTGTGTTCTAAGAAAAGCTTTACTTGGAATGAATTTGTAACGTTGTCTCTTGGCTTGCAAGGACATCCACATGCCAGCATTTTTTATTTAAGTAGTATAAAAATGtatcaaacaaacaaaaatataagAACACAACTTTATGTTAATAGATATACAATATCTCATGTATATAACTCTTATCAGTTCTGGAGTGTAACAGATGAGCTCTCATCTCTATGGCAACATACATAAATGCTTTTACTCTTAAACATGGTGTGTAATTTGTAGAGATGAGAATAGTGGTATATCCACTCAACGCTGCATTTGACCAGTATTATGCCACTTGGTTGTTGTTGTAACTGAGTTATTTTAAGTGAAAGTAATATTTTTCCTGTTTATTTTAGTGCTTGAGAAGGTATTTAATTCCAAAAATCATCTCGCTATTATTTCCTCCATTCTGATATAAATATCTAAATATGAGTTGTCCGTTTCTTCAAAAATAAAGCACGACATCATCCTGAAAGGACAATGAATTTGATCATTGCTCACCCAAAACATTGCTTTTTTTTGCCTCTCATTAGGCCGACAGAACTGCCCACATGGTGTAAAGACTTCCAAACTgacttaaaggcccaatgcagtcaaGAACATGATTTCCTGAGTTTTATGTATATTTAAACACTTTGAGGTTGGAATAAGACTGTGAAATTGTGgacattatgataatgcccttttagtgtaagagctgtttgaaatgtcagcctgttttggtatgatggagttttggcttgctggtgacatcaccaggcagtaaattagttaatagagcAATAAGAAAGAGCGTTCCAAACATGGGCTGTATCATAAAATTCCCCATCCcccaaaaataagctttttggtcttaatttaaggttagggttaggcatatggTTAGTGTTAGGTTTCAAATCAGATTTTAATTAAGATGAGACGTTTTAGAAATAAGCGGGgcttatgactttgtggctgtagtaACTAGTGACGACAAGTGCACAGAGAGAGATAGCTTTGTCAGGAAGACTTCGCGTTTTGTGTCAGCCAGACTAGAGAATGTATGTCTGCCCTGAAATTTACTGTTGATCATCATGAAGGAACATAGTGTGAGTGATATTAATATCGTAAATCTAAAGTCTCCCACCATTTGATCATAGTTGCGTCTTAATTTTCCAACAGGCTGTTTATCACACAAATGCATTTGCCATCATTATCATGACTTTGATATCTCTCATTAGCTCTTGAAACTTCTCTCTTCATTGGTTAATCGACCTACCTTTTGAGCTAACATAAATTTAGATAATGTAGCCTTTCAATGTATTAGGATGCTTCGGCTATGGAGGGAGAATTCGTCAGGAAAATGATTGATTTCATGGACAAATAGTCCCACCACCACTTGAAGAAAAACCCAGAAACCCTCTTCATTTGTGTAATCACAAAGACACACTAACTGTTAAGCATTCAATCCCCTTCCCTGTCAATGCTGATAGAGCAAGTGAGAATGTGAAAGTTACGGGAAATGCTGCTGCAGTGACTTTTAAAATTTGCATAAAGGTCAGACATCTTCAAAAGAAATCAAGAGACATTTtgaaaaggagagaaaaagatAAGTAGCAGTGCTTCAGAGTGAAATATGGATTCTAAATCTACTTTTGGTAAGGCAGCTGGTTTATGTGGCCCTGTTGATAAGAGTCTATACTGTGCATGTTGGTGTTTTAGATCAATGTGTCCTCTTATGTCTGATCTTGGAGACAGACCCTCTACACTAGAGTCTAATTCAGGGATGGAACTCATGGACGTGGTCTAAGCAAAACTAGACAAATCAACCTGATGTGAATGGTCTTCTCATGCTACCCAGTCAGTTCCTCTTTGTTTTTGACTTAAAATATTTTTCCGTTGCTAGTTATGGGGAAATATTTTTACTTCCCTGCGCTAACCACATCCGTGAGGTCCCCAAAATATTCTTTAGAACTAAAACCAAGCTGACATGTGACATTAACTGACCAGCTGTCAGAGATCATGGGAGCTATTCTATTTCTACTGATTGTGGGTCGGTCAATTTTCTGCTTTTTATTTGACCAacacatcatctttgaaatgtccttgtttttaatggaatatctacataggcgtacagatgcccattatcagcaaccatcattcctgtgttgcaatggcacattgtgttagctaatccaagtttataattttaaaaggctaattgatcaatttctcacatggaatagccttaatttctcagaacaagaatagactgacaagtttcagaagaaagttctttgtttctgcccattttcagcctgtaatcgaacccacaaaacaCTGACGCTCCAGGACCTCAACTAGTTTATaggaggccagttttattgcttctttaatcagtacaacagttttcagctgtgctaacataattgcaaaagaaacgacagtccatcattactttaagacatgaaggtcagtcaatgtggaacatttctagaactttgaaagtttcttcaagtgcagtcgctaaaaccatcaagcgctatgatgaaactggttctcatgaggactgccacaggaaaggaagacccagagttacctctgctgcagaggataagttcattagagttaccacccttagaaattgcagcccgaataaatgcttcagagagttcaagtaacagacacatctcaacatgaactgttcagaggagactgcgtaaattatttttatttatttatttataacaagttctcatttacatctgctacctggccaagataaatcaaagcagttcgacacatacaacaacacagagttacacatggagtaaaacaaacatacagtcaataatacagtagataaataagtctatatacaatgtgagcaaatgaggtgagataagcgaggtaaaggcaaaaaaggccatggtggcaaagtaaatacaatatagcaagtaaaacactggaatggttgatttgtagtggaagaaagtgcaaagtagaaatagaaataatggggtgcaaaggagcaaaataaataaataaatacagtaggggaagaggtagttgtttgggctagattatagatgggctatgtacaggtgcagtgatctgtgagctgctctgacagctggtgcttaaagctagtgagggagataagtgtttccagtttcagagatttttgtagttcgttcctgtAGTAACTTGACAAGGAAAGCCCACACGCATTTCtatattactttcctttacttTCAACCCAATAACTAAAAGGTGTACAGCCAGGTACAAACGGTACAAATATAACAGAACTATATAGGCCACTCAACCGGTGGTAGAATCACATTGCACAGAACTCACTCttagtgatgacatcatcaaagggGAAAAGTCACGGTCAATGCCAATAATAACCATGTAATTATTTATATAGTGTCCACACTATAACACTTCTCCCCCTCAATTTAAATCCCCCCTTAAGGAAAACATAAGGTTAACCACATCAGTGTTTTCTTTCTTTACTACACAACACTGTAGAACTTCTGCTGGTGttactgtaaatgtaaacaaaacaacaacaaaaacaatgacAGTCCTTATTTCTTTTCAACTATGTCTGCTGCTCCAAACAAACACTAACACCACATCTCAGTCTCAACTACAGAGTTAGTCTTTCAGGAGGCTTGTGACTACGGTGTGATCTGCACAGTACTCCTGGTGTGCTACGAGACACAGGTAAGGCGATCCCAGTGGAGCTGGGTCTGAGGGCACAGGAGCGGGTTGGGTGTTTGTGAGAGAATGTCCATCACCCTCTGCTGGAACCACTGAATGCCCCTGTTCCTCAGATGCTGTTTCCTGTGTGATTTCAACTTGTATACTACCACCCACAGCTGTTCCGTCTGAAAACATGgtcttgtctttgtcatagcgcaGGCGGAGGTGGTCCTGGTGTCTGCGCATGACTCGACCATCAGTCAGTTTGACCACAAAGGAGACGGGACCACTCTGACTCAGAATGATACCTGGCAACCAGTGTTGGCTGCTTGTGAAGTTGCGGATGTAGACAGTGTCATTGGGTTTTAATTGTCTCTCCCTTGCGTGGTGGTCATGTCTCTCTTTTGTTTCTCCTGCTTCCGTTCCACTCGTGCTCTGATGTTCGGACGCAGTAGATCCAGGTGAGCTTTTTGGCTTTCTGCCCATTAACATCACCGCTGGAGCCTGTCCTGTTGTTGTTTGTGGCGTGATGCGGTACTGGAACAAGAACCGAGAGAGCTTAGTTGTGATGGTTCCCCCAGTCATCCTTTTGAGCCCCTCTTTCAGTGTCTGCACAGCCCGCTCCGCTAAGCCGTTTGAGGCCGGGTGAAACGGGGCGCTGCGGACATGGCGGATCCCGTTTCTCCGCATGAATTCTTGGAACAAGTCACAGGTAAACGTTGTTGCGTTGTCGGACACCAGAGAGTCCGGCAGACCATGGGTTGCAAACACCTGCCGAAGCTTTCGATGGTTGTGGTCGCTGTGATGTTGCTCATGATGTGCACCTCCAGCCACTTGGAGTGTGCGTCCACCATAACAAGGAACATGTGACCCATGAAAGGGCCTGCAAAGTCTATGTGCAGCCTGGACCATGGGCGGTCAGGCCACTCCCACAGATGTAGTGGCGCGGGCGGCGCCATCTTCTGGTTGATCTGGCACTCAGGACATGATTTAACTTTGTCTTCTACCTCCTGATCCATGTTAGGCCACCAGATGTAAGATCTGACTAAACTTTTCATCCGGGAGGCACCCGCGTGAGCCTCATGGACCTCATCCATGACTTGTGCACGGCCAGGGGTGGAACAACCACTCTGGACCCCCAGAGTATGCAGCCATCCTGCACACTCAGCTCAGTTTTGCGCTTTGCATAAGGTCTTAGTCCATCATCCTCTATGACAGGAGGCCAACCCTGCATCAGGAATCTTTTCACTTGGGACAGGATAGGATCCCGGTCTGTCCACTGTTTGATCTGTTTGGCATTCACAGGTGAGTTTGACAATCTCTCCATTAGGAAAATTGTCTCGGTAGGCACCACAGTTGTGGCAGGCATCTCTGGTAGCGGGAGATGGCTGAGCGCGTCTGCGTTTGCATTGTCCTTCCCCGCTCTATACACTATCGTGTACTGGTAAGCTGACAGTGTCAGGGCCCAGCGCTGTAACCTTGCTGAAGCCATGGGCGGAATGCATCTTGATTCACTAAAAAGGCTCATCAATGGTTTGTGGTCAGTGCATATGGTGAAATGACGACCGTAGAGGTACTGATGGAAGCGTTTCACAGCAAAGACTATGGCCAGACCTTATTTGTCTAACTGTGAATAACCCTTATCAGCACTCGTCAGCATACGTGATGCGAATCCAATGGGTCTCTCTGACCCATCCGATGAGAGAGTACTGCCCCGACGCCATAGGATGAGGCGTCACATGACAGGATGATCTCTTTGTCTTGGTCAAAATGAACCAGAAGTTGTGCTGATTGTAGTAGTGCTTTCACTTCCTTGAAAGCTTTCTCTTGTGCTGGCCCCCACTTCCATTTACAGTCTTTGTGGAGCAACTGATAAAGTGGAGCCAACACTGTTGACAGCTCAGGGAGGAACTTACCATAGTAGTTCACCATGCCCAGGAACGACCTGAGCTCTGACCCATTCTTGGGGTTTGGAGCATCCTTGATTGCCCTGACTT is a window encoding:
- the LOC106597035 gene encoding fibrillin-1 isoform X2, giving the protein MGAIIYLLILALLKDYGHGEPQEGIAVYVFLGLLTSGATQQCLDIDECNTDGVCGKRGICQNLIGSYWCECPAGFTNFGKNQNKCVELNCDQYETQPGQTLPGFDSFLSLLRNNCLVLNNSTLSGPTRPLPTGDVLLTLLVNTTDVLQLDLQSNGHRSSSEVTKLLKTIGNLDQTDRSTADRERDQDRDQPHRR
- the LOC106597035 gene encoding latent-transforming growth factor beta-binding protein 3 isoform X1 gives rise to the protein MGAIIYLLILALLKDYGHGEPQEGIAVYVFLGLLTSGATQQCLDIDECVESPDICGNWGTCRNTGCSYMCLCPNGFRNSGDRQTSCVEKDKCVESPDICGKWGTCLNQVGSYMCQCPNGFRNSGDRQTSCVDIDECNTDGVCGKRGICQNLIGSYWCECPAGFTNFGKNQNKCVELNCDQYETQPGQTLPGFDSFLSLLRNNCLVLNNSTLSGPTRPLPTGDVLLTLLVNTTDVLQLDLQSNGHRSSSEVTKLLKTIGNLDQTDRSTADRERDQDRDQPHRR